The window GCGCTCGGCGAAGAGGCGCGCCGGCTCGCGGACGTCGCGTCCGAAGAACTCCATGACCATCATGGTGCAGCCGAGCGCCACGTGCGCCTCGATCCTCTCGATGCATTGCTCGGCCGTACCCGCGATGGCGAGCGGCCCGCCGGCGCCCATGTGGCCGCCGTAGATCGCCGCGGCCTTTGCGCTCTTGGCGCGCGCGTCGGCCTCGTCGTCGCCGATCACGACGAGGCACTGCTGCGAAACGCGGATCGCCGCCGGATCGCGACCGACCGCGGCGCAGTGCTCGCGGAGCTTCGCGACCTTGGCGCCGAGGTCGTTCTGGTGGACGGCGAGGTTGTTCCAGACGTCGGCGTGGCGGGCGGCGAGCCTGAGCAGGACCTTCTCGCCGCCGCCGCCGATCAGGATCGGCGGCCGGCGCACCGGCTTCGGCTCGCAGTACGTCGCGTCGAGCCGGTAGTGCTTGCCGGCGAACGACGGTTGCGCCTCGGTCCAGAGGAGCTTCAGGATCGTCGCCGTCTCGTCGAGCTGCTCGAGGCGGTCGCGGAGCGGAGGGAACGGCATGCCGTAGCCTTCGAACTCGGACTGGAACCAGCCGCTCCCGAGGCCGACGATCGCCCGGCCGTTCGTCACGACGTCGAGCGTCGCCGCCATCTTCGCGAGGAGCGCCGGGTTGCGGAATCCGACGGGGGTCACGAGCGTGCCGAGCTCGACCCGCGAGGTCAGCGCGCCGACCGCGGCGAGCGCGGTCCATGCCTCGAGGATCGGCAGGTTCGGCATCGGCACGCCGTAGAGGTGATCGTTGAACCACACGGAGTCGAATCCGAGCTCGTCGAGCGCGCGCGCGGCGGCCGCCGTGTCCGCCCAGGGGCGCTTGATCTGCGGCAGCGTGACTCCGAAATGCACCTTGGCCATGGCGTCGCCTCCTCGCCGGCGCGACTACCACGCCGGCTCCGCGCCCGCGAGCGACGGCGCCGCGGACCGCCGCCGCGGCGCAAGCGGGGTATCGCGGTCAGAGCCAGCTGCGCGGGATCGGCAGGGCGTCGCGGAGCCGCATGTACCAGCGGAGCGCGCTCCCGATCAGGCGGTGGTTGTCGAAGCCTCGCACGCGGACGGGCTCGAACGTGATCAGCGAGAGCCCCGTCTTGCGATTCTCCTCGGCCGTCATGCGCTCGTACTCGCGGCCTCCGAGACGGCCGAAGTAGTGCGTCGCGAGCCAGGAGCCGACGCCGCCTTCGAGCGGCGCGTCCGCGAGCGTCACCTCGCCGTCGATGATGACGGCCCGATAGGGAGGGATCTCGTCCTGGATGGTCAGGCAGGCGCGCTTCGCGCGGCCGAGGGCTTTGGCCTTCGGCGACGTGGTCGCGGTCACCATGAAGAAGCGGCCGTCGCGGTACTGGTACCAGATCGGGGCCTGCGCCGGCGTCCCGTCGCGCTTTACGTACGACAGGACGGCGATGCGCGGCGCCGCGACGAAACGCTCGAGGTCGCCCGGCGCGAAGGCGGGTTGCGGGCCCATGGCTTGGAACGTCAGGTCGGTGAGCTTCATGCCGGTCGAATAGGTCGTTGACCAAGTCTAGTCAACGGCCTAGGAATGCGGCCGTGCCGCCACGGGTGCCCCCGCGGAAAGGAGAGGCGCGCCGCGCCGAGATCCTCGGCGCCGCGCGCGCCGTGCTCGTCGACGAGGGCCTCGATCGTTTCGTGCTGCGCGAGATCGCCGCCCGGGTCGGGCTCGTGCTCGGGAATCTCCAGTACTACTACGCCACGCGCGACGATCTCCTCGAGGCGGTCGTGCGCGCCGAGTTCGCGCGCAACCAGGCGGAGGTGGCGGCGATCGCCGCCGGGCGCGGCGCGGCCACGGGGCGTCTCGCGGCCATCACGCGCCACCTGATCGACGTGTGGGCGCGCTCGGGTGGCCGCGTCTACGCCGCCATGTCGCTCCTGGCGCTGCACCAGCCGCGCTTCCGGGCGCTCCATCGCGAGATCTACCTCGCGTTCTACGAGAGCCTGTTGCCGGTATTGCGCGAGATCCGCCCGGACGCCCGGCGCCCCGAGCTCCTCGGCGTGGCGCGGCTCGTGGCGACGCTCATCGACGGCGCGCTCGTGCAGGTGCCCGGCCGCGGGTTCGCGGCCGACGCCGTCGCGGCCGCCGTTCGCCTCGCCGCACCGCCGGACGACCCGCCGCCGCGCGGCTAGGGGCCTACGATCTCGGCGACCCGCGCGGCGACTCGCTCCGTCGCGTCGTGGCCGGCGGTCCCGCTCACCGCTGCTCGATCGGCGGCGGCGTTCCTCCCTGCCGCTTCACGACGTTCATCGCGAGTGCCAGCATCGAGGACACGTCGCTCAACGTCGACGGCACGACGAGCGTGTTGCCCTCCTTCGCGAGCTTGCCGAACTCGTGCACGTACTGTTCGGCGACGCGCAGCTGCACCGCCTCGAAACCACCCGGCACTTGGATCGCGGCCGCCACCTGGCGGATGCCGTCGGCGGTCGCCTGCGCGACGGAGCGGATCGCGTCGGCCTCGCCTTCGGCCTCGTTGATCTGCTGCTGCTTCTTCGCCTCGGACTGCTTGATCTCCTGCTGCTTGTGACCTTCGGCGGTGTTGATGAGGGCGTCGCGTTCGCCCTCGGACTTCAGGATCGAGGCGCGCTTTTCGCGCTCGGCGCGCATCTGCTTCTCCATCGCTTCGAGCACGCCCTGCGGCGGCTTGATGTTCTTGATCTCGTAGCGCAGGACCTTCACGCCCCACGCCTCGGACGCTTTGTCGATCTCGGTGACGACGGCCTGGTTGATGTGGGTGCGCTCCTCGAAGGTGCGGTCGAGGTCGAGCTTGCCGATCTCGCTCCGGAGCGTGGTCTGCGCGAGCTGGATCAGCGCGAACGGCAGGTTGGCGATGCCGTACGACGCGCGCTCGGCGTCGACGATCTTCATGTAGAGCACGCCGTCGACCCCGACCATCACGTTGTCGCGCGTGATGCACTCTTGCTCCGGAATGTCGATCGCGTCCTCCTTCAGGTTGTGGCGGTAGCGGATGACGTAGATGAACGGGATCAGGATGTGGAAGCCGGCGCCGAGCGTGCTGTTGTACTGCCCGAGCCGTTCGACCACGTACGCCGACTGCTGCGGCACGACGATCGCGACGCGCGAGATCACGTAGAAGACGGCCGCCGCCAACAGCAACACCACCAACAATGCACCCGACATGTTCGTCCTCCTCTATTCCGGCTGAAGCCAGAGCGTGAGCCCGTCGATGCGATGGACGCGGCAACGCGTCCCGCGTGCGATCGCCGCGCCGTCGACGCCGCGGGCGCTCCACGTCGTGCCGCGGAGCTCTGCCCGTCCGACGCCGTTCGCCGGCACGTCCTCGATGACGGTCGCGGTCTCGCGCCGCAGATCGTCGACCGCGGGAGCCGGCCCGCCGCCGCCGGCTCGGCTGAGCGTGCGCTGGAACAGAACGAGCGCCGCCACCGACACGAGCGAGAACGCGAGCCACTCGAGCCACGGCGCCGCGATCAAGCCGAAGCCGGTGAGCGCCCCGACGACGAGCCCGCCGACGCCGAACGCGAGCAGGAAGAAGTTCGTCGGGATCTGCGCTTCGGCGATCGCGAGGGCGAGGCCGAGGACCATCCACATCCACCACGCCATGCCGGCGGTTCTGTCACGGAAGGTCGGGCGAAGTCCACAAGAGACGCGCTCGAAGGAAGCAGTTGCGATGAACCAAAAATCTGGTCTAAATAGACCATATGCCGAAGCCTGCTACGGTCAGTCTTTACGAGGCGAAGACCCAGCTGTCCCGTCTCGTCGAGCGGGCATCCCGTGGCGACGAAGTGGTGATCACTCGGCATGGACGTCCCGTGGCCCGCTTGGTCGCAGCCAGGCCCATGCGAAAGCCGCGAAAGCTCGGCACCCTCCGGGGAAAGATTCGCGTCGCCAAGGACTTCGATGCTCCCCTCCCCGACGAGATCCAGGCTCTCTTCGAAGGCCGCGGCTCGTGAGCGTCGGCCTCCTGCTCGATACCCATGCGCTGATCTGGGCGCTGAGTGCGCCGCGCCGATTGCCGACACGGCTGGCGAAGCTTCTCGTCGATCCCGAGACCGACGTGCACCTGAGCGCGGTGTCGACCTGGGAGATCGCCATCAAAGCGGCGCTCGGCAAGATCGACGCGGAGCTGCCCGCGATCGTCCAGGCCGCGCGCGGGGCGCAATTCGAAGAGCTGCCGATCGCCGTCTCCGACACGGTTCGCGTCCTGTCCCTGCCGAGCATCCATCGCGACCCGTTCGATCGGCTCTTGGTCGCCCAGGCGCTCGAGAACGACCTGATCCTGGCGACACACGACCCCATCGTGGCGCGCTACCCTGTCCCCGTGCTATGGGACACCTGACCGTACGCGGACGGTGAATCGCACGATGGTCCCACCCGGCTTGACCCGCCGGCCCTGATTGCCGATGGTCCGCGCCATGGCGCGCGTCGAGTTCTTCTACGACTACTCGAGTCCGTGGACGTATCTCGCGTTCACGCGGATCGAGGCGCTCTGCCGCCGTGCCGGCGCGGAGCTGGTGTGGCGGCCGATGCTCGTCGGCGGCATCTTCAATACCGTGAATCCGTCGGTGTACGAGCAGCGCGCGCACCCGGTGCCGGCGAAGGCGCGCTACATGGCGAAGGACCTGCTCGACTGGGCGCGTCTCTACGATCTCGACCTCACGTTCCCGCCGACGGTGTTTCCGGTGAACTCGGTGAAGGCGCTCCGCGGCGCGCTGGTGGCGCTGGAACATGATCGCATCGGTCCCTACAGCGCGCGTGTCTTCCAGGCCTACTTCGGGGAGGACCGTGACATCAGCCAGGAGGCGGTGCTGCGCCCGATCGTCACCGCGGTCGGTCTCGATGCCGACGCCTTCTTCGCTGCGATCGCGACGCCGGCGTACAAGGACCGCATCCGCGCCAATACTGACGAGTGCGTGCAGCGTGGCGGCTTCGGCTCGCCGACGATGTTCGTGGGCGACGACATGTACTTCGGCAACGACCGGCTCGGCCTTCTCGAGGCGGCGCTCGCCCGCGCGACGCGCTGACGCCGAACGGCCGCTGGATGCCTCGGCCGCGTTGCGGGACCATCGGGCCGTTGGTAGCGTCGCCGCTCACCCTACGGGTCGCGCGGCCCGCGTGGGCGTTCGTGTATGCAGCCGCTCCCCCACGAAGAAGGATCATCGCTCCGCGACGCCGTCCGGCGCGCCTCGACGACGCGCGCGGGCGAACGGCTGCGCGTCGAAGGGCTCCGCGGCGGTGCGCGCGCGTTCCTGATCGCGGAGGCCCATCGCGCCGCGCCGTCCCCGTACGTCGTGCTGGCGGCGGGCGCCGCCGAGGCGGAGGCGCTCGCGAGCGACCTCGCGCTCTTCCTCGGCGAGGATCACGCGGTCGGCGGGCTCGAGCGGCGGGTGCACGCCTTCCCGGCGTGGGACGTGCCGGCGTTCGAGCCGGTGTCGCCGCCGGCGGCGGTCGTGCACGACCGCATGCGGACGCTCTTCCACCTGATCCACGGCCGCGATCCGATCGTCGTGACGACGCCCGAGGCGGTGATGCAGCGCCTGCTGCCGCGCGCGGTCGTGAAGCAGGCGATGCGCTACCTGGTCGAAGGCGACGAGGTCGACGTCGCCGAGCTGACGCAGCACCTGATCGACTGGGGCTATCTGCGGGTGCCGGTCGTCGAGGACATCGGCGAGTTCAGCGTCCGCGGCGGCCTCGTCGACGTGTTCACTCCGCTCGACGCCGAGCCGTTCCGCCTCGAGCTCGACGGCGACCGCATCGAGAGCCTCCGCACGTTCGACCCCGACACCCAGCGCTCGTCGGGGCAGCGCGAGGAGGTCGTGCTCGTGCCGGTGCGCGAGGCGTCGCTCGCCGATCTCCGCGCTCCCGAGGCGCGCCGCGCCGTCGAGAACCGCGCCATCGAGATCGAGATGCCGCGCCTCGACCGCAACGCCATGAGCGACGCGCTCGAGAACGGGCTCTTCTTCCCCGGCGTCGAGTTTGTCGCGTCCTACGTCTACCCGGAGGGGCTGGCGACGCTCTTCGACTACCTGCCCGCCGACGTGCGCCTCTGGATCGACGACCCGGCCGGCGTCGAGAGCGCGTGGGACGCGGCGTGGGAGCTCGTGCAGGAGCGCGCGCGCGAGGCCGAGTCGGCGCGGCGGTTCTTCGCTCTCGCCGAGCGCTTCGCGATGTCGGCGCACGCGGTGCGCGAGGCGCTGCGGCCGCTGCCGACGGTCGAGCTCGATCCGTTGGTCGGGCTCGCCGGCACGGCCGGACATCTGCGCGTATCCTGCTACACGCTCGCCGACCTCGCCGCGGCGCGCGCGCAGGCCGCGGCGGGAAGCCGGGACGCGGAAGGCCAGCGCTCGGCCGCCCCCAGCATGCGCCCTGTCGCCGACCGCATCCGCGAGTGGAGCGCCGAAGGCCGGCGCGTCTTCGTGGTCGTGCACGGAGCGGGGCAGCGCACGCGCCTCCACGGGCTCCTGGCCGCCAACGGCGTCGACGTCGCGTCGACCGGCGAGCCGCTCCCGAAGCTCCTCGCGGAGCGCGGCGGTCCGCCCCTCATGCTCGAAGGCTCGCTCACGCAGGGGTTCCGACTGCCGACGGAGCCCTGGGTCTTCGTCGGCGAGGAGGAGATCTTCGGCGAGCGCCGCCAGCAGCGCCGCATCCGCAAGGTGAGCGCGGCCGACGTGCTCTCGAGCCTCGCCGAGCTCAAGGCGGGCGACTTCGTCGTGCATGTCGACCACGGCATCGGACTCTACCGGGGCCTCAAGCACATGAGCGTCGCCGACATCGAGGGCGACTTCCTCCACCTCGAGTACCAGGGCGGCGACCGCATGTACGTGCCGGTCGACCGCATCAACCTCGTCGGCAAGTACATCGGCGGCGGCGACGGCGCGGAGCCGGCGCTCGACAAGCTCGGCGGCACCGCGTGGGAGCGCGTCAAGGCGAAGACGAAGGAAGCGCTCCTCTCGATGGCGCGCGAGCTCGTCGAGATCGGCGCCAAGCGCCAGGTGCTCGCCGGGCAGAGTTTCGAGAGCGGCGACCCGCTCTTCCAGGAGTTCGAGGCGCGCTTCCCGTTCGACGAGACGCCCGACCAGCAGAAGGCGATCGGCGACGTGCTCGCCGACCTCGGGAGCGACAAGCCGATGGACCGGCTGGTGTGCGGCGACGTCGGCTTCGGCAAGACCGAGGTCGCGATGCGCGCCGCCTTCGCGGTTGTCATGGCGGGCAGGCAGGTCGCCGTGCTCGTGCCGACGACCGTGCTCGCGCAGCAGCACTACGACACGATGTGCAAGCGCTTCGACGGCTACCCGGTGAAGGTCGAGATGCTCTCGCGCTTCCGCTCCAACACCGACAACAAGGCGATCATCAAGGGGCTCGCCGACGGCACCGTCGACGTGGTGGTCGGCACCCACCGCCTCTTGCAGAAGGACGTGTCGGTGGCGCGGCTCGGGCTCCTCGTCATCGACGAGGAGCACCGCTTCGGTGTGAAGGACAAGGAGCGCATCAAGGCCCTTCGGGCGACCGTCGACGTGCTGACGCTCACCGCGACGCCGATCCCGCGCACGCTGCAGATGGCGCTCACCGGCATCCGCGACCTCTCGGTCATCGAGAGCCCGCCCGTCGACCGCCTCGCGATCCGCACCTACGTCACCAAGGCCGACGACCACGTGATCCGCGAGGCGATCCTCCGCGAGCTCCGGCGCGGCGGCCAGGTATTCTTCGTCCACAACCGGGTGGACTCGATCGAGCGCCAGGCGGCGCACGTGAAGGAGCTCGTGCCGGAGGCGACCGTCATCGTCGGCCACGGCCAGATGGGCGAGCGCCAGCTCGAGCAGGTGATGGACGACTTCATCCACCAGCGCGCCAACGTGCTGGTGTGCTCGACCATCATCGAGTCCGGCCTCGACATCCCACGCGCCAACACGATCCTCATCAATCGGGCGGATACTCTCGGCTTGGCGCAGCTGTACCAGCTACGCGGGCGGGTCGGACGCTCGAACGTCCGCGCCTACGCCTATCTCTTGATACCCGGCGAGCACATGATCGGCACCGACGCCCACAAGCGCCTCGAGGCGCTGCAGGAGCTCGACGAGCTGGGCGGCGGGTTCAGGTTGGCGGCGCACGACCTCGAGATCCGCGGTGCCGGCAACATGCTCGGGAAGCAGCAGAGCGGCAACATCACCGCCGTCGGCTTCGAGCTCTATACCCAGATGATGGAGGAGGCCGTCCGCGAAGTGCAGGGCGAGACCATCACGAAGGACGTCGAGCCGGAGATCCAGCTCGGCTTCCCGGCGTACATTCCCGATTCGTACGTGCAGGACGTGAACCAGCGGCTCGTCCTCTACAAGCGCCTCGCCGGCTTCAAGACGGCCGACGAGCTCGCCGCGCTCGTCGACGAGATGGTCGACCGTTTCGGCGAGCTGCCGCCGCTGGTCGACAGCCTGATCCGGGTGATGGAGCTGCGGCGCTGCTTCAAGGACCTGCTGATCACCGCGGCGCGCGTCCGCGGCGAGCAGATCGTCCTCGAGTTCCATCCCGAGACCCCCGTCCACATCGACTACATCCTGGCGCTGCAGAAGAAGATGAAGGACCGGGTGAAGGTCTTCCCCGACGCGCGCGTCGGCTATCGCCCGCTCGCCAGGGACGCAGACGGGCTCGTGGCGGAGCTCCAGGACCTTTGCGCTCGGCTGCGCTAGCCCCCGCATTCGGTCCAGTCGAGGCTCGATCTGCCGGCAGTGAAGGTTCACGACGAACGAAAGCGCGGGGGCTAGCGGAGCGGACCCCGGTCGGTCGTCGGAACACCCGGGCGGCGGGCGAATTTCCATCTGTTCGCCGCGCCCGGCGGGTGTCAAAACGGTCTGGAGGCCAGCGATGACCGTCGACATGTGGATGACGCGCGATCCCGTGACGATCGCTCCGACCATGGCGATCTCCGCGGCGGCGCGGCTGATGGCACGGCACAGGATCCGCCGGCTGGTGGTGGTGGACGCGGAGCATAGGGTCGTCGGGGTGGTCTCCGCAGGCGACGTCGCGCGCGCGTTTCCCGCCGACTTGAACCCGGCGTCCGCGGTGGTGACCGATCGGTCCGTGCCGGAGCCGGTGTCGAGCATCATGGCGCGGGCGGTCCGCACCGTGGCGTCCGGCGCCGCGATGGAAGACGCGGCGCGGCTGCTGCGCACCTATAAGATCGGCGCGGTGCCGGTCGTGCAGGGCGCGCGCCTCGCCGGCATCATCACCGAGTCCGATCTCTTCCGCGCGCTCGTCGAGATGAGCGACCCGACCGAGCCGAGCGTCCGCATCACCTTCGAGCTCGACGAGGCCGAGGACGTCGTCGGCACGATGCTGCAGGTGTGCGGCGGTCGCGACGCCCGCATCGCGAGCCTCTTCTCGTTCCACCACCGCGACGCGCGGACGGGCGATCGGCGGCGCCTCGGCGTGATGCGCATCGCGGGCGACGTGCCGGAGGCCGTCGTCGAAGCGATCTGGAAATCGCGCCACCGCGTGCTCTCGGTCGTGCGCCGTGCGGCGAGCGACGACGACGGGGACGCTACGGGGCGGTGACAGTCATCGGCGCGGCGCCGCCGGTCGCGGTCGACCGCGTCCATGCGCCGCTCATCGCGCCGTCCTCAGCCCTTGCCGGGGCCGAGGCCCTCTTCGAGGACACGGCGGAAGCGCGGCGGCCGCTTCTCGAGGAACGCCGTGACCGCCTCCTTGTGCTCGGGGCTCTTCCAGCACTCGCGCAGCAGCACGCTCTCGCGCTCCTGCACGGAGGACAGGTCGGTCGCGCTGCCGTTCTCGGTGAGGAGCCGCTTGATCATGCGGAGCTGCGGATCGGGGTTGGCGGCGAAGCCCTCGGCGATCGCGCAGGCCTTCGGCAGGAGATCGTCCGCGCTCGTGAGCACGTCGACCAGCCCCGCCTGGTGCGCTTCGACCGCGGAGTAGATGCGGCCCGAGAGGCACATCTCGCTCGCGCGTCCGAACCCCATGCGCTGCACGAGGAAATGCGTGCTCGCGAGCTCCGGCACGAGCCCGACCTTGATGAAGAGCATGCCGAGCTTCGCCTGGTCGGAGGCGACGATCACGTCGAAGGGTAGGATCATGGTCATGCCGATCCCGACGGCGGCGCCGTTCACGGCGGCGACGAGGGGCTTGGCGGCGCGCGCCATCGCGACCCAGTCGAGTCCGGCGGGCATGCCGCCCTGGCCTTCGGCCGTGTCGCCGCCGGGGTCGGTGCCCTCGATGCGGGTCTTGAACGTCGCTTCCATGTCGGCGCCGGCGCAAAAGCCGCGTCCGGCGCCCGTCATGACGATCGCGCCGATCGCCGGGTCGGCGTTGGCGCGCGCGATCGCGTCGGCCTGCTCCGCGCCCATGCGGGGGGTCCAGGCGTTCAGCTTCTCGGGTCGCGCCAGGGTGACGAGCGCCACCGCGCCGCGGGTTTCGTACGTGATCTGTTCGTAGGTCATGGCGGGCCTCCTCCCACGTAGGCGCGCAACAGCGCGAAGACGACGACGCCCGTCACCGAGACGTACAACCAGACGGGAAAGGTGAGGCGCGCGACGCCGCGATGGCGGTCGAAGCGCCCGGTCGCCGCCCAGAAGAGCGTCGAGAGGATCATCGGGAGCGCGACGACCGAGAGTCCGATGTGGCTCACGAGCACGAAGAAGTAGACCGGACGGATCCAGCCCTGGCCGGGAAAGCGCGTGTCGCCGTGGAATGCGTGGTAGACGACGTAGCTCGCGAGGAAGAGCGTCGAGAACGCGACCGCCGCGAGCATGGCGCGCTTGTGAGCCGCGCGCCGTCCGCGCCTGATGCTCCGCCAGCCGGTGAAGAGCGCGAGGGCGCTGCAGCTGTTGAAGAAGGCGTTCGCCGCGGGCAGCAGGTCGATCCATGGCGGCGCCGGTGCGCGCGTCGTCTTCAGGTAGATCAGCCAGACGAGAAAGCCCGTGATCGTCGCCGAGAGCGGCAGGATCAAGACCAGCGGACGGCGTTCGACGAGGGCCGTGTTCATGGCGCCCGCGTTCAGACGTGCTTCAGGACTTCCTCGGCGAGCCGCTGCTGGGTGCGCGAATCGATGCTGCCGCCGAAGAGCACCTGCGACACGTCCCAGTCGCGGACGCGGCGTTTGAGCTCGGCGACGCACTCCTCCGGGGTGCCGACCAGCGCCATCGGCGAGCGCATCATGCCTTCGGGCGTCAAGTTGAACATTGGCGCCATCCCCTCGACCGTGGCGCGCGTCGCGGCGGGCGAGTCGGTGAGGATCGTCGTGAAGATCATGTTGCTGATGCGGATCTTCTTGCCGTCGCGGCCGTGGCGCGCGGCCTCGTCGCGCAGGAACTTCACCTTGGAGGTGAAGGCGTCGTCGGTGAGCTTGGCGACGTTCTCGAGCTTGATGTACCCGGGCTTCCCGGCGTCGGCGATGATGTTCACGACGTCGGCGTGCTTGGCGGCGACCCGCAGCAGGCCCCTGCCGCCGCCCCCGAGGAGGATCGGCGGCGTCGGCTGCTGCACGGTCTTCGGGAACAGGATGCAGCCGTCGAGCCGGTAGAACTCCCCGGCGAAGTCCGTTTCCTCCTTCGACCAGAGCGAGCGCATGCAGGTGAGCGCCTCGTCGAGCATGCGGATGCGGGTCGTGATGTCCGGATACGGCATGCCCGTCATCCTGAACTCGCGCTCGGTCCAGCCGGTGCCGAGCCCCGCGACGATGCGCCCTCCGCTCAACTGGTCGAGCGAGGCGAGGCTCTGCGCCGTGATGGCGGGGTGGCGGAAGAGGTTGCAGAGCACGAGGTGGCCGACCCGCGCCTTCTTCGTCGCCTCGGCGATGACGGCGATCATGATCATCGGGTCGTAGGAAAGGTTCTTCGGGTCGAAGCTCTTCTCGGGCCCCTCCATCACGATGTGGTCGGGCACCGTGACCACGGTATAGCCCTGCCCCTCCGCCGCTTGCGCGCGGTCGCGGAGTTGGGAGAAGTCGAGGTTCGCGAGCTGGACGCCGTATTCCATGGGATCTCCTTCGAGGCTCGATCGTGGACGGGTTATGGCACGGCGGGTCGTTGAGGCAAGGCGGCGTCGGCGGCTATCTTCGGCGCGTCCGATTCCGGTCACGAAAGGAGATCCCCATGACCGTTGACCGTTCCGCTTTCCGCCGCGCCATCGAGCGCCACAGCCTCGAGGACCTGATCGCGCTTTTCCGCGAGGACGCCGTTCTCCACAGCCCGATCACCTTCCAGCCGTTCGAAGGCAAGGCCGCCGCTCGGCGCCTCCTCGGCATCATCTTCGAGGTGTTCGAGGATTTCCGGTATACCGACGAGCTCGATGCCGCCGACGGGAAGACGAAGGTGCTCGTCTTCCGGACGCGCGTGAAGGGCCGCGACGTCGAGGGCATCGACCTCGTCCGCTTCGACGAGGCCGGCATGGTGCGCGATCTGACCGTCATGGTGCGGCCGCGCTCGGGCATGGAGCGGCTTCTCGCCGAGGTGCAGCCCCGGCTCATGGCCGCCCTCGCGGCGGACGCGGCGGGCTGACCGCTGCGGGCGCGAGGGGGCCGCGCTTTTCCCCCTGCCCGACCTCCGCTAAGGTCCGCCGATGCTCATGAGGTCCACATCGTTCGCGGGCGTCGTCGCGCTCGCGCTCGCCGCCGTCACGGCGGCCGGGGCGCGCGCCGAGACGCTCAACCGCATCGTCGCTACGATCGACGGCGAGCCCATCACCCAGGTCGAGCTCGAGCGCTACGCGGAGGTCGTCAAGAAGCGGCCGGGCGGCGATCAGGTCACCGACCAGAAGGTGATCCTCGACGAGCTGATCCTCGACAAGATCATCCAGAAGCAGGTCGAGATCCTCGGCCTCAAGGCGAGCGACCAGCAGATCGACAACTACATCGAGTCCATCCGGGCCCGGAACAACCTGACCGAGGAGCAGCTGCTCGAGGCGCTCAAGCAGCAGGGCATGACCTGGGACCAGTACCGCGCGCAGGTGCGCTCCGACATCGAGCGCGCGAACCTCATCAATCGCGAGATCCGCACCAAGGTGAACGTATCGCCCGAGGAGGTCGAGCGCTACTACAAGGCGCACCTCGACGAGTACGGCGCGTCGCAGAACGTGACCGCGCGGCTGATCTCCTTCACGGTTCCGCGCGACGCGAGCGACGAGGACAAGGCGGCGATCCGCGCCAAGGCCGAGGAGGTGCAGAAGCGCGCGGCGGACGGCGGCAATTTCGCGAAGCTCGCCAAGGAGTATTCGCAGGGGCCGGCGGCGGAGGAGGGCGGCGACATCGGCGAGGTCGTGCCCGACGAGATGCAGCCGGAGTTCGCCAAGGCGGCGAAGAAGCTCGCGCCGGGTG is drawn from Deltaproteobacteria bacterium and contains these coding sequences:
- the mfd gene encoding transcription-repair coupling factor; the protein is MQPLPHEEGSSLRDAVRRASTTRAGERLRVEGLRGGARAFLIAEAHRAAPSPYVVLAAGAAEAEALASDLALFLGEDHAVGGLERRVHAFPAWDVPAFEPVSPPAAVVHDRMRTLFHLIHGRDPIVVTTPEAVMQRLLPRAVVKQAMRYLVEGDEVDVAELTQHLIDWGYLRVPVVEDIGEFSVRGGLVDVFTPLDAEPFRLELDGDRIESLRTFDPDTQRSSGQREEVVLVPVREASLADLRAPEARRAVENRAIEIEMPRLDRNAMSDALENGLFFPGVEFVASYVYPEGLATLFDYLPADVRLWIDDPAGVESAWDAAWELVQERAREAESARRFFALAERFAMSAHAVREALRPLPTVELDPLVGLAGTAGHLRVSCYTLADLAAARAQAAAGSRDAEGQRSAAPSMRPVADRIREWSAEGRRVFVVVHGAGQRTRLHGLLAANGVDVASTGEPLPKLLAERGGPPLMLEGSLTQGFRLPTEPWVFVGEEEIFGERRQQRRIRKVSAADVLSSLAELKAGDFVVHVDHGIGLYRGLKHMSVADIEGDFLHLEYQGGDRMYVPVDRINLVGKYIGGGDGAEPALDKLGGTAWERVKAKTKEALLSMARELVEIGAKRQVLAGQSFESGDPLFQEFEARFPFDETPDQQKAIGDVLADLGSDKPMDRLVCGDVGFGKTEVAMRAAFAVVMAGRQVAVLVPTTVLAQQHYDTMCKRFDGYPVKVEMLSRFRSNTDNKAIIKGLADGTVDVVVGTHRLLQKDVSVARLGLLVIDEEHRFGVKDKERIKALRATVDVLTLTATPIPRTLQMALTGIRDLSVIESPPVDRLAIRTYVTKADDHVIREAILRELRRGGQVFFVHNRVDSIERQAAHVKELVPEATVIVGHGQMGERQLEQVMDDFIHQRANVLVCSTIIESGLDIPRANTILINRADTLGLAQLYQLRGRVGRSNVRAYAYLLIPGEHMIGTDAHKRLEALQELDELGGGFRLAAHDLEIRGAGNMLGKQQSGNITAVGFELYTQMMEEAVREVQGETITKDVEPEIQLGFPAYIPDSYVQDVNQRLVLYKRLAGFKTADELAALVDEMVDRFGELPPLVDSLIRVMELRRCFKDLLITAARVRGEQIVLEFHPETPVHIDYILALQKKMKDRVKVFPDARVGYRPLARDADGLVAELQDLCARLR
- a CDS encoding CBS domain-containing protein → MTVDMWMTRDPVTIAPTMAISAAARLMARHRIRRLVVVDAEHRVVGVVSAGDVARAFPADLNPASAVVTDRSVPEPVSSIMARAVRTVASGAAMEDAARLLRTYKIGAVPVVQGARLAGIITESDLFRALVEMSDPTEPSVRITFELDEAEDVVGTMLQVCGGRDARIASLFSFHHRDARTGDRRRLGVMRIAGDVPEAVVEAIWKSRHRVLSVVRRAASDDDGDATGR
- a CDS encoding enoyl-CoA hydratase/isomerase family protein — encoded protein: MTYEQITYETRGAVALVTLARPEKLNAWTPRMGAEQADAIARANADPAIGAIVMTGAGRGFCAGADMEATFKTRIEGTDPGGDTAEGQGGMPAGLDWVAMARAAKPLVAAVNGAAVGIGMTMILPFDVIVASDQAKLGMLFIKVGLVPELASTHFLVQRMGFGRASEMCLSGRIYSAVEAHQAGLVDVLTSADDLLPKACAIAEGFAANPDPQLRMIKRLLTENGSATDLSSVQERESVLLRECWKSPEHKEAVTAFLEKRPPRFRRVLEEGLGPGKG
- a CDS encoding DUF420 domain-containing protein — encoded protein: MNTALVERRPLVLILPLSATITGFLVWLIYLKTTRAPAPPWIDLLPAANAFFNSCSALALFTGWRSIRRGRRAAHKRAMLAAVAFSTLFLASYVVYHAFHGDTRFPGQGWIRPVYFFVLVSHIGLSVVALPMILSTLFWAATGRFDRHRGVARLTFPVWLYVSVTGVVVFALLRAYVGGGPP
- a CDS encoding LLM class flavin-dependent oxidoreductase, whose protein sequence is MEYGVQLANLDFSQLRDRAQAAEGQGYTVVTVPDHIVMEGPEKSFDPKNLSYDPMIMIAVIAEATKKARVGHLVLCNLFRHPAITAQSLASLDQLSGGRIVAGLGTGWTEREFRMTGMPYPDITTRIRMLDEALTCMRSLWSKEETDFAGEFYRLDGCILFPKTVQQPTPPILLGGGGRGLLRVAAKHADVVNIIADAGKPGYIKLENVAKLTDDAFTSKVKFLRDEAARHGRDGKKIRISNMIFTTILTDSPAATRATVEGMAPMFNLTPEGMMRSPMALVGTPEECVAELKRRVRDWDVSQVLFGGSIDSRTQQRLAEEVLKHV
- a CDS encoding nuclear transport factor 2 family protein, which encodes MTVDRSAFRRAIERHSLEDLIALFREDAVLHSPITFQPFEGKAAARRLLGIIFEVFEDFRYTDELDAADGKTKVLVFRTRVKGRDVEGIDLVRFDEAGMVRDLTVMVRPRSGMERLLAEVQPRLMAALAADAAG